A region of Methylibium petroleiphilum PM1 DNA encodes the following proteins:
- a CDS encoding TerB N-terminal domain-containing protein, translating to MQAAELSTDIRNENQSPGGFTVPKPPQYPAPRWVPKGEVIRAGGLEIGGMVYFGTPPAGGSGAELSLIDPTLQVAAVGDFFRVSLALRASYKALTPAERRGYLAWLAQGRNHPDVDARLVFLYFYGLERRLTVDVHEGKCSPAEIPALLEELDRLRAVYGAREQALATAVESLSYWVQNTGCPPALYAQKDPAFRKAHGLRAYTQIAVGQAAAAGVPLSASLARTWSIEAGSSYLRADVRLHRNEFYGLFEDLYAGVHGAGVVLPRTGKPIKLHYSPRSIGLMEHPALARELPGTIDPTDFKDHLAKVKAIFDAASAEVERYAKLVVRSPHLLGTLDYLQQLPTRLWPQKTKDAMRALIQHAAEGLRPFQASALVQSIDPEARYSKAAAAGAQALLEGVGLSTYPPLLIGGTRAIKADASVVLVPSQLLKGDCAEAAAVERARIALASAVTVLTADKAIEAHQAQWLEASLEGWHEEPLRASIQLRAALRIAIADPQGLAAIKKDAQPLDEDQRRAVGDFAVRAVACTGEPSPAQVKLLTKLLTTLGLDGKTVPAQLHAAAAGGAPRKADAPLALDAARIAALHSDTARVAAMLSSIFVDDEREEDPPQAVATPQAAAAGDTPPAETLLGLDAAHSALAAQLMERSSWSAAEIAAAAAALDLMPAGAIERINEACFDTHDFPFTEGDDPVEINPEILEILR from the coding sequence ATGCAGGCCGCAGAGCTCAGCACCGACATACGCAACGAGAACCAGAGCCCGGGCGGCTTCACCGTACCCAAGCCGCCGCAGTACCCGGCGCCTCGCTGGGTACCCAAGGGCGAGGTCATCCGTGCGGGCGGGCTGGAGATCGGCGGGATGGTCTACTTTGGCACCCCGCCGGCCGGCGGCTCGGGCGCGGAACTGTCGCTGATCGACCCGACGCTGCAGGTGGCTGCCGTCGGGGACTTCTTCAGGGTCTCGCTCGCGCTACGCGCCAGCTACAAGGCGCTGACGCCTGCGGAGCGCCGCGGCTACCTCGCCTGGCTCGCTCAGGGTCGCAATCACCCGGACGTCGACGCCCGGTTGGTGTTCCTCTACTTCTACGGCCTCGAACGAAGGCTCACCGTCGACGTCCACGAGGGCAAGTGCTCGCCGGCGGAGATTCCTGCGCTGCTTGAAGAACTGGATCGGCTTCGAGCCGTCTACGGCGCGCGCGAACAGGCGCTGGCAACCGCGGTGGAGAGCCTGAGCTACTGGGTGCAGAACACCGGCTGCCCGCCAGCTCTGTACGCGCAGAAGGATCCGGCGTTTCGCAAGGCCCACGGGCTGCGCGCCTACACCCAGATCGCCGTGGGCCAGGCAGCGGCGGCCGGCGTGCCGCTGTCGGCGAGCTTGGCCAGAACATGGTCCATCGAAGCCGGCAGTTCCTACCTGCGTGCCGACGTACGCCTGCACCGCAACGAGTTCTACGGCCTCTTCGAAGACCTGTACGCCGGCGTGCACGGCGCCGGCGTGGTTCTGCCGCGGACAGGCAAGCCGATCAAGCTCCACTACAGCCCCCGCTCGATCGGGCTGATGGAGCACCCTGCCCTGGCGCGCGAACTGCCCGGAACCATCGACCCGACCGACTTCAAGGACCACCTCGCCAAGGTCAAGGCGATCTTCGACGCGGCATCGGCCGAGGTGGAGCGGTACGCGAAACTGGTCGTTCGATCGCCTCACCTGCTTGGCACGCTGGACTACCTCCAGCAGCTGCCCACCAGGCTGTGGCCGCAGAAGACCAAGGACGCCATGCGCGCCCTGATCCAGCATGCCGCCGAGGGCCTGCGCCCATTCCAGGCATCGGCGCTCGTGCAATCGATCGACCCCGAAGCCAGATACTCGAAAGCGGCCGCGGCTGGTGCCCAAGCACTGCTGGAGGGTGTCGGCCTGAGCACCTACCCTCCCCTCCTGATTGGTGGCACCCGAGCCATCAAGGCCGACGCCAGCGTGGTGCTCGTGCCCTCGCAGCTGCTGAAGGGCGACTGCGCCGAGGCGGCGGCGGTGGAGCGCGCGCGCATCGCGCTGGCTTCGGCGGTCACCGTGCTGACAGCCGACAAGGCCATCGAGGCGCACCAGGCGCAGTGGCTGGAGGCGAGCCTGGAGGGCTGGCACGAAGAGCCGCTTCGCGCGAGCATCCAGCTTCGCGCAGCACTGCGGATCGCCATCGCGGACCCGCAGGGGCTCGCAGCAATCAAGAAGGATGCCCAGCCCCTGGACGAAGACCAGCGGCGCGCCGTCGGCGACTTTGCGGTGCGCGCAGTGGCGTGCACAGGAGAACCTAGCCCGGCACAGGTGAAGCTGCTGACGAAGCTGCTCACGACCCTGGGGCTGGATGGCAAGACAGTGCCGGCGCAGCTGCATGCAGCGGCCGCCGGCGGCGCTCCGCGCAAGGCTGATGCACCGCTGGCCCTGGACGCGGCTCGCATCGCCGCGCTGCACTCGGATACCGCGCGCGTGGCCGCGATGCTGTCCAGCATCTTCGTCGACGACGAGCGCGAGGAGGATCCCCCGCAAGCCGTCGCGACTCCGCAAGCCGCGGCAGCAGGGGACACACCGCCTGCCGAGACCCTGCTGGGCCTCGATGCCGCACACAGCGCCCTGGCCGCACAGCTGATGGAGCGCAGCTCCTGGAGCGCCGCCGAAATCGCCGCTGCCGCCGCCGCGCTGGACCTCATGCCGGCCGGCGCGATCGAGCGCATCAACGAAGCCTGCTTCGATACACACGACTTCCCGTTCACCGAGGGCGATGACCCGGTGGAGATCAACCCCGAGATCCTGGAGATCCTTCGATGA